TAATATTAAGTTCATTTATTCTCGGTTTTATCATAGGAATGAACAAAAAACTTAAAATTTTTAAAAAAATTAACATCGTAACTTTTATAACTATATTATTATTATTTTTTATGGGTTATGAAATTGGAGCCGATAAAAATCTAATTACACAATTATCAGAAATAGGTTATTTAGCATT
Above is a window of Marinitoga sp. 38H-ov DNA encoding:
- a CDS encoding LysO family transporter; this encodes MLYLILSSFILGFIIGMNKKLKIFKKINIVTFITILLLFFMGYEIGADKNLITQLSEIGYLAFFIALFSLIGSALLPTIYEKIFLDKGDKK